AGCAGGTGCAGTCTTTGAAAACTGTACTTTTGTAAATGGTGATGTATTATTAGAAATTCCATCGTTTTTTATAGAAtctcttcaatttcattatttaatcaATCAAAGTGAAAAGATTTCGTTAAAATTGATATTTTGGAATGAGTTAGTATACTTGCTAGGATTGAATGATACATCAAAAGCATCAGCTACAACCTCTTTTCAACAAGGTCAAATTGAAACGAAACCAGATttaactttatttattaacgAACTTttaacaacaaaaaaagagcacaaaaaattagacAATGATAACAGAGAAAGTGAAATACCTTTCAGTGACACGCGTTTTCATGATGAATTCGATAGAGAAAGCAGAGCTTGCCTACATCGTTCTGAATTCCCTAAAAATCCTCACGCATTCTTAGCGCAAGATTTACCACATGGTCTACCTCATAGGAGAGCAGCTTTACCTTGTGAAGCCTTAGGTTTTCATCCAAATGTTGGTGATTATTTTGACTGGTACCCTCATAGGCCAAACCATTTTGGAGGTAAATTTGATGGCCATTCTAGAGGTAGAGGTGCTGGTCGAGGTGGATTTTGTGGTCGTCATGGGAGAGGAGGCTTTGGTAAACGTAGTGGGCTACACGGATGTCGTGAGGAATTTTGGATGCAAGTGTAGTTTAATCAACCTTCTTATGTCTCAAGAACAATTTGCCTGCTTTACTGATAACATTTACAAGAaattttgtcaaaaaaaaaaaagaaaggaaaaaaaggaacaaaaaaataaacccCTAATAAGGACTGacatttataaaaagaaattgcaaaaagtttttgaaaagcatTGTTTGCTTACCCATACCTTATTAAAGGggcaataaaaaagttatcGAAATCagataaattcaaaaagtcGCAATAAACTAAATGTTAATGTTGTAATTATACTTGAATAATGAAAGTATATGGTAGAATAGATAAACTTTCCTAAGATAGCCATAAAACAGTAATATGAAAAAGCTGTAAACTCATAGAAATATTCGCCATTTTTATCGTTTTATTTCGAAAATATCGgtgataaaataaaatgggTCAGAAAAGCCTTCGTTGGACTAATATAGATTTCGTAAAGAGGTAGACCAACTTGAGGTTGTTCATTTTAGGCTCGGGGacataaaattttagtaGATAAACTAAACGGAAAAATCTAAATTGGTCATCACTGAGACCtccatttttgtttttttcataccttaaattataatggttctttgtaaatatttattgcCCTAATGCGTAAACTGTTGAAGGTAACTTGCAATTAACTTGAGTTTATAGAATTAaacaatcattttttattatatttagTTCTTTTTCGATGTTATGTAGGTACGAAACTTATAATTTGATATTAACCCGTTGCATatgttgaagaaaaaaaaaataatcacaagaaagattttttgGGCTAGCCTTTGTCTTTTCAATTCaacaagttttttaaatcaatgtGAATTCATAAACTCAGATATAGGAAGAAGGCATACTCTACACAAGGTCGGATGTTTCAACTTCATCAAACTGACAGTTACACATATAAACATTCAA
This region of Schizosaccharomyces pombe strain 972h- genome assembly, chromosome: II genomic DNA includes:
- the fub2 gene encoding PI31 proteasome regulator family protein, with product MSYNGKDLGELQLKCHQSMLQAGAVFENCTFVNGDVLLEIPSFFIESLQFHYLINQSEKISLKLIFWNELVYLLGLNDTSKASATTSFQQGQIETKPDLTLFINELLTTKKEHKKLDNDNRESEIPFSDTRFHDEFDRESRACLHRSEFPKNPHAFLAQDLPHGLPHRRAALPCEALGFHPNVGDYFDWYPHRPNHFGGKFDGHSRGRGAGRGGFCGRHGRGGFGKRSGLHGCREEFWMQV